Within the Planctomycetaceae bacterium genome, the region TGTTCGCCGCAGTGATGAGCCTTTCGCCCATCAGCTTTGACGTCCCCAGCACATTGGTTGGGTTCACAGCCTTGTCAGAACTGGTGAAAATGACTCGTTCGACATCGTGCGTCAGCGCCGCCTGAATCACGTTCTTTACACCGATGACGTTTGTCTGCACAGCATCGAACGGTGACTTTTCGCAGAGAATGACATGCTTCAGAGCCGCAAGATGCAGGACGACGTCGACGTCTTCGAAAAGAGATGTCATCCGGTCAATATCGCGCAGGTCTCCGACGTTGCAGGACACTGTTGTGTCATCAAAACCCAGTTCTGCGACTGCCTGTTCCAGCTCCTGTTCCAGAAAGAAGATCTCTGATTCATTCGAATCGATGGTTCGAATCTCGCCGGGCTGTTGAGCGACAATGTGGCGGACAATGCGTCGCCCTACCGTACCGCAGGCACCAGTTACACAAACAGTCTTGCCGGTCAGAAAAGCCATATCCGAAATCCTCACATGGGGATGAAATACAACAGGGACTCACGCAACGCGAACGCCTGCCGGAGTGACGGAGTCGATCGCTGGCGTTGCCGAGCGATTCCGGTACAGCGACGGGTCTACTACGGTGGCCATTGCAGGAATATTCAGTCTGCCGTTCAGCAGACGATTCACGGAACATAGCGGCACGTCTGATCCACTGAGGACGTCGCGATAATGCACTTCTACGGATTCAATGTGCGCTGCCGCACGAAGCCAGTGCCGAAATGCAGCAATCTCCTGATCGAAGAGCTGAGCCATCCGGTCGTCAGTGACTGCGGACGTTTCCTGAAGGTTGTCCAGCATTTTCCGTTGCGACGCCAGGATTTCTCGAACGTTTCGTCGCATCAGGATCACGCGGTAGTTTCGTCCGACGGGCAGATCATAGACGAGTCGATAGACCATCTTGACGGCATACCCGGAGGCACCGTCGAGCCAGGACGCATCGGTTCCTGTTTGCTTTACTTTTTCAAATTCGTAGTAGCCATTGGGATTGTCGGAGTCCGAGTTCCGGACGGAATCACAGAGCACAGGCACGCCACCGGCCTCCAGCATTTTCATCATCATTGAGGTTCCGGAACGCGGGAGCCCTGTGACAATAATCACCGGCTCACACCTCGGGTCGGAAGCTGCAGTATTCTCTGACATGATCGTGCGCCGTTTCCGCTGTCATGCTGCGGTGGAGGATTCTTCGCCGGCGCTGATCAGCGCACGCAGTTGATTCTGAGTCTGAGCGCCTGTCGCCTGTGCGACTGGAAGACCGTCTTTGAAGGTGATGAAGGTTGGTACGCCTGAGATGCCGTATTGGGCGGCGGTGCCGGGATTCTGGTCGATATTCAGGCAGAAGACGTCAGCCCTGTCAGCATATTCCTGCTTCAGACGTTCAACCATCGGCTGCATCATTTTGCAGGGAGGGCACCAGGACGCCCAGAAGTCCACCAGCACCGGCCGCGGGGATTTCAGCACGTCGTTTTCGAATGAAGCATCTCGTGTTTGCATGGAAGCGATGTCCTATTCCCTCGCATTGCCCCGGGACGCTATGTCCCGCAGACTTCATTGGTCTTGTGTCCGGCTGTGTGAATGACGGGATGCAGAGCCGCTGTGCGTTGCCTGTCAGGCCTGGGTCCGCCGATGAGAGTTGTCTATGCGGCGGGCCGCCAGGTCTCCAGGACCTGCAACTCGTCCTCGTCTCCTGACCATCTGGTCTTTGGAAACAACGTGTCTCGCTGTTCTTCGATGCGCTGACGAGCTTCGGGAACTGTAAGCACCTGGAAAAGGCGGCGAACTTCGTCTTCGAAACCGGACTCCGATCGAAAGCCGAAGTTGTCTTCCAGCTTTTCGTGAATTACTTCATAAGGGTGTTCTTCAGCTTCAACGCGGGGATTTTCAATCCGTTGAACGGAGGTGTCCAGGTCGAACTCGCGACCAATCCGGGCCACGGTCTGCGCGATTTCACGCACTGAGAGCACGTCGGTCACCTGATTCACCACGTCGTACTGACCCGGTTCCGGCGGAGCGGCAATCAGGCGCGTGATGCACTGCATCGCGTCTCGAAGTGTGATGTAGCCGCGTCTCTGGTTGCCGCTGCCATAGATTGTCAGCGGCATGCCAATCACGGCCTGAGCGACAAATCGGTTGACGACGGTCCCCCACCATTCGTCAATGTCGAATCTTGTATTCAGGTCACTGTGAGCCGCCAGCTCTTCAGAATAGTTGCCGTAGATCACTCCCTGCATCACGTCGTAACTTCTCAGCCACCAGTATTTGCAGGCTTCATAGACACTGAATGTGCCCTGCACCTTGCTGACGTGATAGAAGCTGACCGGGTCGCGGGGCGTTAGTTCTCCGCCCAGGCTCCATTCCTGGCCCCGGTACTGCAGGACTGCGTCTCCGGGAAAGAGTCCTTCAAAAAGCGGGCGTCCCGTCAGCGGGCTGCCATATTCACCCATCGTGCCGAGCTTGATGATAGACGCATCCGGTGCGTGATCCCGGACTCCGAAAAGCAGCCCAAGCGTACCAACAACGTTGTTCTGAATTGTCTCAACAGCTTTGTCGACGCTGGCCATGCTGTAGGGAGCGCTAGGGATTTCCGCAAACTGAACGATCGATTCGGGCTGAACGTCGCGGATATACGCGAAAAGCGTGTCGCGGTCCATCAGATCGATCTCGCGAAAATCGATATCGACACCCAGATGCTCGTTCGCTGCGGCGACCCGGTCTTGCATGGACAGAATCGGCAGGACCGACTGGGCACCGCGTTCGGCGACCAGCCTGCGCCGCAGCATGTTGTCGATGCCGTAAACCTTGCAGCCCAGTTTCGCCAGCTTGAGTGCCAACGGCCAGCCGAGGTAGCCGTCCATTCCCAGAATCATCACCTTCATGCCGTCCAGCAGATAGCCGCAGTCGGTTTGCTGCCATTCGGTGCAACTTTCGAACGTGATCGACATGGGGTCGAAGTAGCCAATCTCCGGACGGCGTTTGCATTCGACGACAAGCTGTCCCTGGGCCGCTTTACGAAATGCGGCCTGCCCGCATGCCCGGAAGTCGACGTGGCCCTTGAACTCCACCGCCGGACAGCTCCAGCAGGTGTGGTTGGCATTGTGGCAGCTATTGGTCCTGGTCATTTACGAATCCGTTCGCAAAAATCTCGCGGCATGGCTGTGTGCCGACTCGAGTGTAATTCCGCCGGTCTCCCCGACGAGCTGCCCGGAAGTAAGCTATGCCGCCGCCGACAGCGTCAGTTGGTGTGGTTTCACAACACTCAGGACGTCTTCCACCCGCATGTCATCTGGTATGCGGTCGCTGTATTCGCCGCGGTAGAAGAATGTGGATTCCTCGTACGTATGTTTGCCATTGATCAACGTCGGTTCGATGAGATCGGTGAGATTCATGCGCCCCGACAGGGCCACATTTTCCGCTGGCATCACAATCAGATCCGGGGCGCGGTGAGCGAATGCGCCGCTGTAGATTTCGGAGCCTCGAAGCACCCGGTCGGCAATTGGCCGACCGTCAACACGGGTTTCCAGCAGGAATCGTGACACGTCTGCAATCAGCTCGTTTGTCTGGTCGTCATTGACTCCGCCCTGCGGATAGCGCCCATTGCGATGCAGGTAGATTCGTCCCGGATCCATAGCGAAGGCTCGTGTCTCCGGCGTCATGTCGATGTATGACGGTCGATCAGACTTTCGCAGCGATAGAAAGCCGGCCTGAGCCAGCAGGCAGTTCAGATTGACACTTATCCGCTGACGCGCGAATCCATGGTCGGAGACGGCGGCCAGAGTAGTCGTGTCAGGCAGACGCTCAATGATCCGACCGATTTCATGGTCTACCTCGTGATAGTAGTCCAGGAACATCTGATGATACGGCGAAGTCCGATCTTCAAAATCTTCCCACAGGTAGTGGTTCAGTCGATCTGTACCGGTCAGCACGAACATCATGTTCCGCCATGCTTCCCGGTCCCATTGCTCGTGCAGAACCCGGCAGCGGGTTTTCATGCACGACCGCAGCCCGTCGACAAACTTTTCTTTGCTGCGTTCGATCAATGACATGTCCGCATCGACCGAGTACCCGATTTCATTCAGGTGCAAGAATTCGCTCCCCGGGAAAACCGCCTTCTGAAGATCCAGCGCGACGAAACCGGAAATCAGCATTCCCGGCATCTGCTGTGCCGGATAGGTTTGGGGCACATTGATGATCAGTGACGGGCCGGCAGAATCGTCCTGCCAGAATGGCTTTGCCTTGAATGTCCGCGATGAGGTGAAGCCGAGCGTGTAGGTGCCGTCAATGAGATCTGTGAAGCCGTAGATATTATGTCCGCCGGAGTTCATGCCGGTAACGATCGATGCCCATGCCGCCGAAGAAACCTCCGGCAGAGCAGACTTCATTGGTACCAGAGTACCCGATGACAGAAGTGCACGGCTATTGGGCATGACGTCGGCGTCAGCGAACTGTTGCCACATCCAGCGGGGCAAACCGTCGATTCCCAATAGAAACAGATCTGGCATTGATTGATCACTTTGTTGCAAACAGAACTATCGGCAGCAGATTCCCGGACCGCAGCGAGATCGATCAAATGTATCCGAGTTGCCGCAGACGTTCTTCAACGGCTTCACGGTCTTCTTCATCCATGAAGTCGTCTGAACTGCACTCGGCCGAGCGATCAATCAGTAGGCACGCCGCCCCGGATCGTTCAAGCTGCGAAGACAAATCGAGAATTCCGGCGTCAGCGGCATCGGTGACGACCACGAATCGTCGGTGTCCGTTGTCGCGAGCCAATTGCAGTAACTCAGTTGGCTGGCAATGATTTCTGTCGATGGGCTCAACGGTTGGCGATGCGACGAGCACGTCGCCGGAGCGCGCAACGGAAGCACAGTCGGCGGGCAGGCGAAATTGAAGACTCGACAGGTTCAGGACCAGGTCACCGGAGCGAAGTTCTCGGCTGATGTCCTCTGTCAGAGAGTAGTCTCGTAGCGACATTGCTTCACCATCCGTGGTTACGAAGCATTCGAGCGGAACTGCAAAACACGGCCGTTCGACTTGATTCGAAGCAGCCGGTTCGCACTGGTTCCGGAATCTAGTGGCAATCGAAAAACGCCGCAACAGCGATCTCTGCTGCAGAAAGCACTGGTTCAGCACGAATCGCCAGTCACGCCGGACGATTTCCAGCCGCCGTCAATTCATCGAGCATCGGCGAGGCCGTCAGCAGTTCGATCACAGTGCTGGCGTCGTCGTAGCGCCAAGGCTCTACCGGCGTCGTAGCATCGCAATTTGACCGAACAGCCGAAAAACGCAGAGTCCGCAGTTCAGGGTACACGGCACCAATGTTGTTTGCGTCGTGTGATCCTGCTTCTATCGGAGGTCACACGTTGCGATACGAGAGCACTTTTCGGCCGCGAACGGCGCGAAGAATTCCCAGCAGGAACGCGGTATTCGCGATCAAAAAGCTGAACGCCATTCCGGTGCCCGGGAGTTTTCGATTCAAGAGACCAAGCAAACCCAGGCTGAAAAGCATCGTGAATGGGGCCGAGGCCAGCAGGCTGGCGGGTCCGGGGTTCAACATCAGCAGTCCTGCGGACGAAGCGGTTCCCGTCAACAAAAAGACGGGAGACAGCCAGCGCAGCAACTTATGTGACCATAGAGCGAACGCGTACCGGGGATGCTTCAACGGATTCAACAGACCCGGTCGTGACCACGTTCCCTGCCAGTTTCGCAGCGTCATTCGAGTGCGAGAACGAAACGTGATTCCGGCATCCTGCTCGAAGGTCTCGAATGCTCTGGCGTTCTCCGCATGGACAATGCGATATCCCTGAGTCACCACGTCCAATGGAACAATGCAGTCTTCGCCAATCGCAGGGTCCATCGGACGCATGAGACCGCGACGAATGGCGAAGGCAGCGCCGGCGACGACCGCCAGACAGCCCAGATGCGATTCGAGAGTCCGGAGCTTCAGTTCATACGACCAGTAGAATCCCTGAGAACGAACATTCACGTCTCCCGGTTTCTCGCCGAACAACAGATATCCGGCTGTTGCTCCGACGGTCTCGTCAGCGAATGCACCCGCAATTTCAATCAGAAAGTCGCTGTCGAACTCCGTGCCGGCGTCGGTGAATACGATCAGATCGGAATTAATCTGCTGGATCGCGGCGTTTTGAGTCGCCGTCTTTCCCTGCCCTGTCCCTGGAACAAAGTGACTCCGCGATCACTGAACGACTTCACCAGCTCGTCGGTGCAATCCGTGGAACCGTCCGACGCCACAAGGATCGCCAACCGATCGTTCGGATAGCGGCACCTCAACAGGTTCTCGATTCGTGCGACGACTTTTTCCTGCTCGTTGTGAACCGTCAACAGCACCGTCATGGAAGGCAGCCCGCTGTCGCTCGCGGATGCCGTCGGTAGCAGTGGCGAAGGTCTCGAGCCTCGGCGAGTGAGGACGGCGATCTGCAGGAACCGACCATACCCGTCGTAAATCCAGAACAGCGCGAAGCTGGAAACCAGCCAAAGCAGCCAGATCATTCCTGATCTCCCGATTGAGGCGGTCCCGCGGGACGGCGTGCTGCCGCGGATTCTGACCCGTCGAAGGGACCGGATCACCGTTGTTTCGTTATCAGCCCGCATCCGGGGTCCGCGTTTTCGTGCTGGTGGCAGATGTCTGGTCAGGCTGCCGCTGCTGCTGGTGAATCAGCCGTTGTCCAGCCTTCCGGGATTTCGACCTGTAGTTCGGTTTGCAGGCGTTGCAGGTCGCGTGAAATCGTTGTGAGTTGTTCGGCGGAAAAGACCTGTGCGGCAGTCACTTCCGAGCGACCTCGGTCGACCATGATCCAGTTCATCACACGTTCGCGCAGTGTTGTCCTGCGGTAAACGGCGTTCACTATTGCTCGCGTTGGCGGGAAGGCGCGAGCAGCCCCGGAGGCCTTCTGCAGCAATCGAGCGACTGTTACCGACCGGTAATTTGTCGTGCGATTGATTCGTTCGGTCAGGCAGGTCGGCGTGAATTCGGGATCGGCACCGACGAAGTCGTACAGGCGTCGGATCAGAGACAGCGGGGCGGCTGCGACGTCGTCGAAAAAGAAAATCCCGATCTGGTTTCTCGGGAAGTGCTGAAAGAACGGAGTCAGCGCTTCGGCGTAGCAACTCCGCCGAATGTATTTGTCGTCCTGCTGAACGAGTCGGATCAGTTGTTCTGCCGTCACATCCGCGACGCCGCCGTAGGCATTCTGAGCGTCGTGCATCACGTGCGAGAGTGCTCGGTCGAACGGATCTCGCAGCATCACCAGCAAACGCGTGTCCGGATACTGATCCGCGATCCGGGCGGCGGCCTGCGTGCAGTCCATGTAGTGCGGCGAAATCTCGCCGTGAAGCGGCGAAAAAGGTGTCAGGAACCAATAGCCCGAGCGGCCCTCCGGGTGCTGCGCATTATTGGTTCCTGACACCTTTTTCGCGTCCGGATTGCGGAAGTGGCTGCGATACCAGGACGGGCCGCGGTGGAAGTTGTCGTTGAAGTAGTTCAGCTCCTTGGGCTGGCTCATCGCGATCTGCGGGTGAGCGTTCAGCATCGACCAGGCCCACGTCGTGGCGCTTTTCTCGGCTCCAATGCCGATGAATTCAGGGCTCCAGGATTCGAGGTTCATGGCGGCTTCCGTGCCGGATCGACCTGTGCGAAATCTTCCACGCGGGGCGGCGAGGCTTCTTCCGCGGAGTCCTCACGAAGCGTGCCACGGCGTGTGGCGATGATAGCTGAAGTCGAAAACCGCCTC harbors:
- a CDS encoding sulfotransferase family protein is translated as MMMKMLEAGGVPVLCDSVRNSDSDNPNGYYEFEKVKQTGTDASWLDGASGYAVKMVYRLVYDLPVGRNYRVILMRRNVREILASQRKMLDNLQETSAVTDDRMAQLFDQEIAAFRHWLRAAAHIESVEVHYRDVLSGSDVPLCSVNRLLNGRLNIPAMATVVDPSLYRNRSATPAIDSVTPAGVRVA
- the trxA gene encoding thioredoxin; its protein translation is MQTRDASFENDVLKSPRPVLVDFWASWCPPCKMMQPMVERLKQEYADRADVFCLNIDQNPGTAAQYGISGVPTFITFKDGLPVAQATGAQTQNQLRALISAGEESSTAA
- a CDS encoding NAD-dependent epimerase/dehydratase family protein, with the translated sequence MTRTNSCHNANHTCWSCPAVEFKGHVDFRACGQAAFRKAAQGQLVVECKRRPEIGYFDPMSITFESCTEWQQTDCGYLLDGMKVMILGMDGYLGWPLALKLAKLGCKVYGIDNMLRRRLVAERGAQSVLPILSMQDRVAAANEHLGVDIDFREIDLMDRDTLFAYIRDVQPESIVQFAEIPSAPYSMASVDKAVETIQNNVVGTLGLLFGVRDHAPDASIIKLGTMGEYGSPLTGRPLFEGLFPGDAVLQYRGQEWSLGGELTPRDPVSFYHVSKVQGTFSVYEACKYWWLRSYDVMQGVIYGNYSEELAAHSDLNTRFDIDEWWGTVVNRFVAQAVIGMPLTIYGSGNQRRGYITLRDAMQCITRLIAAPPEPGQYDVVNQVTDVLSVREIAQTVARIGREFDLDTSVQRIENPRVEAEEHPYEVIHEKLEDNFGFRSESGFEDEVRRLFQVLTVPEARQRIEEQRDTLFPKTRWSGDEDELQVLETWRPAA
- a CDS encoding alkaline phosphatase family protein; amino-acid sequence: MPDLFLLGIDGLPRWMWQQFADADVMPNSRALLSSGTLVPMKSALPEVSSAAWASIVTGMNSGGHNIYGFTDLIDGTYTLGFTSSRTFKAKPFWQDDSAGPSLIINVPQTYPAQQMPGMLISGFVALDLQKAVFPGSEFLHLNEIGYSVDADMSLIERSKEKFVDGLRSCMKTRCRVLHEQWDREAWRNMMFVLTGTDRLNHYLWEDFEDRTSPYHQMFLDYYHEVDHEIGRIIERLPDTTTLAAVSDHGFARQRISVNLNCLLAQAGFLSLRKSDRPSYIDMTPETRAFAMDPGRIYLHRNGRYPQGGVNDDQTNELIADVSRFLLETRVDGRPIADRVLRGSEIYSGAFAHRAPDLIVMPAENVALSGRMNLTDLIEPTLINGKHTYEESTFFYRGEYSDRIPDDMRVEDVLSVVKPHQLTLSAAA
- a CDS encoding glycosyltransferase family 2 protein encodes the protein MQQINSDLIVFTDAGTEFDSDFLIEIAGAFADETVGATAGYLLFGEKPGDVNVRSQGFYWSYELKLRTLESHLGCLAVVAGAAFAIRRGLMRPMDPAIGEDCIVPLDVVTQGYRIVHAENARAFETFEQDAGITFRSRTRMTLRNWQGTWSRPGLLNPLKHPRYAFALWSHKLLRWLSPVFLLTGTASSAGLLMLNPGPASLLASAPFTMLFSLGLLGLLNRKLPGTGMAFSFLIANTAFLLGILRAVRGRKVLSYRNV
- a CDS encoding glycosyltransferase, whose translation is MIWLLWLVSSFALFWIYDGYGRFLQIAVLTRRGSRPSPLLPTASASDSGLPSMTVLLTVHNEQEKVVARIENLLRCRYPNDRLAILVASDGSTDCTDELVKSFSDRGVTLFQGQGRERRRLKTPRSSRLIPI
- a CDS encoding sulfotransferase; the protein is MNLESWSPEFIGIGAEKSATTWAWSMLNAHPQIAMSQPKELNYFNDNFHRGPSWYRSHFRNPDAKKVSGTNNAQHPEGRSGYWFLTPFSPLHGEISPHYMDCTQAAARIADQYPDTRLLVMLRDPFDRALSHVMHDAQNAYGGVADVTAEQLIRLVQQDDKYIRRSCYAEALTPFFQHFPRNQIGIFFFDDVAAAPLSLIRRLYDFVGADPEFTPTCLTERINRTTNYRSVTVARLLQKASGAARAFPPTRAIVNAVYRRTTLRERVMNWIMVDRGRSEVTAAQVFSAEQLTTISRDLQRLQTELQVEIPEGWTTADSPAAAAA